A single window of Terriglobales bacterium DNA harbors:
- a CDS encoding MerR family transcriptional regulator yields MSRRKPASAKKTGEVVIPDKLYFRIGEVARLCRLPAYVLRFWETEFPQLRPGKSDTGQRMYRRREVENALRIKRLLYEEGFTIAGARQHLRSEIKSGKLQPALPFAPAPATRDGLKHVRQGLKEILTILQGRR; encoded by the coding sequence ATGAGCCGCCGCAAACCAGCTTCCGCGAAGAAGACCGGCGAGGTCGTCATCCCCGACAAGCTCTACTTCCGTATCGGGGAGGTGGCTCGGCTGTGCCGCTTGCCCGCCTACGTGCTGCGCTTCTGGGAGACGGAGTTCCCGCAACTGCGCCCCGGCAAGAGCGACACCGGGCAGCGCATGTACCGCCGCCGCGAGGTGGAGAACGCCCTGCGCATCAAACGCCTGCTCTACGAGGAAGGCTTCACCATCGCGGGCGCGCGCCAGCACTTGCGTTCCGAGATCAAGAGCGGGAAGCTGCAGCCCGCCCTGCCCTTCGCCCCCGCCCCGGCCACGCGCGACGGCCTGAAGCACGTGCGCCAGGGACTCAAGGAGATCCTCACCATCCTGCAAGGCAGACGCTGA
- a CDS encoding STAS domain-containing protein: protein MKLHTATRNVGDVAVVDCRGRIIFGDETAELRQLVRNLIGLSPRIVLDLTQVDHIDSNGIGTLVGLHVAARNANGVIKLAGLATKVKNVMDITRVGTIFETYDTVEEAVASFAAPPVAKAG, encoded by the coding sequence ATGAAGCTTCATACCGCCACCCGCAACGTCGGCGATGTGGCCGTGGTGGACTGCCGCGGACGGATCATCTTCGGGGACGAGACCGCGGAGTTGCGCCAACTGGTGAGGAACCTGATCGGCCTGTCGCCCCGCATCGTCCTCGACCTGACCCAGGTCGACCACATCGACAGCAACGGCATCGGCACGCTGGTAGGCCTGCATGTCGCGGCGAGAAACGCGAACGGGGTCATCAAGCTGGCCGGCCTGGCGACCAAAGTCAAGAATGTGATGGACATTACGCGCGTGGGCACCATCTTCGAGACCTACGACACGGTCGAGGAGGCGGTGGCCAGCTTTGCCGCGCCGCCGGTAGCCAAGGCCGGCTAG